The genomic region tcattCTCATTATTTAGGAGTTTCAAGGTTTCGAAACACATGACAATAATAGATAAATTTCACCTTCAAGAACTAGCGTAATTCGCCATGCAAGTGAAGCACAAACTCGCCATTAAAGGATAATGAGTTTGTGTCTTATAAcaataaatttgtatatatatacaaaaaaaaaaaaaactgagagTGAAATGTAAGTAATAGAGAAGAAAATGGGTTGATTTACAGGTTTAGAATTGTAAAAGCCAACCATCCAAAAGTACtatatatactaaattttaCCTGTGttggtgaaaaataaataattaaagagaaaatagttatttaaattagtGGATACAATTTCAtcgagttaatatttttattttatggagGAATACTTTTCCCATAATCAAGAGGAGTGCATCAAATGTGCTTGAAAGTTATTTATCGTAGTCCCTGTTGGTTCTTCTACTTCCATACCGAGATGGGGCATTTTAAGAGGCTAAATTTTAagaagaataaaattatggaaattataTGTTCTTGTGTACAGAGTTTTGTATTTTTACCCAATCATCTACTATTACTATCTCTATAGCTGGTGCCACAGTTCCCTCTAGTTCtccttattttatgtttttgcaaAAAGTTTATTCTTTTTAGTCCGTTTGTCATTGTcatcccttttttctttttggttgatTAAAGAGGGGCATCTGTATATACTATTTTACACTGGTTTATATGATAATATACAgatgtattatatatgttaCACAGAGTAGGTGAGTAATATAGTCTATAGTGTCATGTCTTGAGTTATGGTTTACAAAACGAAGGACATATGTACATACGATTTTACAACGGTGTGTACAATAATACAGATATATTGTACCTTATGTTACATTCAGTAGGTGGCAAATATTACTCATAATGTCATCTCGTGCCTGCCTTAGTTCTTTCTTAGCATGCATGCTCCTTAACCACCTGCAGTCagacatgcttgttgatgagcctGTTCAGATACCTGATGGGCTAACGAGACTTGCTTCGATATCTACATTGCACTCTATATATGTTCCGTTTTCTATTTGTGTATACTACTGGAGTTAGAAGCACTGCAGATCAGTATAAACATATTTGCTATAGTTCCCATGCTGTCTGCCATGGTGCAAGTGATATGTGGTAAGTCGTTGAAGACATTCTTTTGTCCATTTCTTTACATATAGCAAGGGGACGAAGGTTCTAATTCTTTTGTCCCTAATCTCTTGGCCATTCTCATTAaccatcatttttattttagttttcattttggttaccCGTCGTTAATTTAAGGTTATTGTACActtattttagtcacccaactttAATTAGTTTGATGTTGGTTACCTGTTGTTAATTCAAGACTATTGTACattcattttagtcattcaattttaatgaatttttgttttggtcacttattttatttttgaatattaattctttttagagttaattttattcttttgaaataaaaaggaacACATcgggttttataaaaatttcctAGGATTTTATAGAAAAACTTGTAGTTTTACAGGAAAActtattttatccttttaatttcttttatttttagaattagtttTAGTTGTTCCGTAGGAAAACATGGGATTTTACAAAGAACTATTTGGTTTTTATAGGAAATccaatttatctttttattttctttatttttagaattaattttaactttttcccaATAAAAGGAAAAACCTAGGGTTttacagaaaaaaataattaggtttttATAGGAAATATCATTTCATCTTGttaatttcctttatttttatttttctagaattaatttttactcttttttcaagtaaaaaaaaGCATGGGTTTCTTATGAAAAACCAAAGTCTTTATAggaaaaacttgagttttttaCGGATAATTGAATTGTAGGAAAAACTTTGAATTTCATCTTCATAACTAAATAActcaatttttcataaaattcaggttttttgaaaaataaaattatttaaaaaagataaaacgaataatcaaaataaaagttattaaaattagatgattaaaatgaatgtACAATGACATTGAATTAACGAgggtgatcaaaataaaatttattaaacttagataactaaaatagaaataattgtTAACGGTAGTgcctaatttataaatttttttatttacaatgcccaaaattaaaatatataaaagttgggaacagttaatattttaaattattaataaaaagctAATTCCGTTTTTATTgcaatcaaatattttaaaaagtcaaaaagGTGAACTTTAAAAGTTGCAGTTATGTTGAAGAAGTCAAAACTTTCTTGTAGAAGTTAATGATTTGGttgaaaagttaatttaaaaaaaaacttttgattaaAGACCAAATgtgattaaatatataaatattttactaattttaaaataataaagcaaaactaattttttaaactacGCTACCTATcaccttatttaattttttttaagataacAAAACTGAGGAAaagatttggataaaaatataggtttgaaaaatgagtttagacaaaaaaaataagttaactTTCGGGTAAAGCTTTTTTGGCTCGggccaacccaacccaacccaaattagcaaaatgacaaaaaagaaaagctattttgttgctattttcttattgctttgctataatttcattattaagttacacctattttaatattatttatgttaaagtTGTACGTGTGTGTGTGTGGAGTTTGATTGAGTCAAGTAGTTACTTAAAAAGATCATGTCTTGTGCAAataatttgttaataatttatcaatgtTTCACTGTTATTGCTCCTCTAATTTTGGTATTCTGTTGTAGTGGGATTCCTATTTCCTAGCTATTAGTAGTTggaattttgtttgtttaaatgcATAGATGTTGAAATCAGTTCAATTCTCATCTGTCTCTGTTGATAATACTTTTCTTTATAGAATAAAAACTTAGCAACcgcttttatttttcaacaatttaagtataaatattttttaatttatttttaatttgttgaaaaatatttattttaatatttttagtatttttgatgaattatatttttaaattttttacataaaaaaatttaattcggGCGGGCTAGGTCGAGTTCGGGTTTTAGCATTTCATCTGGGTCGgactttgaaaaaaattaggcccattttttgggtCGAACCCGAGCCTAACAAAcgggcttaaaattttgacaaggAACGACCTAAACCCGGCTCGGCCCACAAACATGTctacaaaacaaaacaaaacaaataaaataaaataaatctaaacttaaaaaagaatttaaacattaataatatttattattttttgagggttaataatattatttattttatttttatgataagaaAGCAAAGGTCATAATAATTGTATTTAGAATTTCCGTtatccaaaataaattattttattatgaagtCCTTTTCAAGTTATATCTAGAAAGTTTGAACAATGTTGAATAAAGAGagaattttgaatattattctcaatttttttttgttttttcaattaaaaaatctatgattatatattttttaaaaggtcGATGTtcaatgtaaatattttaatttaaaaaatgtttaataattatactaaaatttatgtCTGAAAAAGGTGAATTACAGCTAAAAAACATGGCTTAACACAAGCTGATGGAAGATGGGAAATAAAGACAATAACAGCGGCGGCACACCAAGTTAACCTATAACTTAATTTCTAAACagtccttcaaattttaaaatgttctaatttagtccttcaagtataaatatcatattgatCTGATCCTTAGCTTAGACATTAATTGCCCGCTCAAatttaacttgaattatattttaaacacatagattaaattgtagatATGTATAACTTAGAGGGGTTCATGGATTGGGTTGAGGCTCGATTCCTAAAAATTTCCAGACTTGAGTTTAGCCGCCCAAGCTCACTTAAACAATATAAGACGGTGGCCCATGAACACATATCTAGTACAAACTACACGATCACCTCGAGTTTAAGGTGTTAATAATCTTTCGTAAATTCTATTGACACTATCTACTTTTTAAATGTCAAATCTAAGTTGATGATATGATagtagaaaaatatttatgattttatttatgagTTTTGAATATGTTCCATATCAAACCAAAATCGACATTTATAgcttaaattaatgattaagcTTATGAAAGGATCTAATtgatacaatattaataatttaaggaTTCATTTAGAATATacctaatattttttaaataataatacagaAAAAGGACAATATCTAAAAAGCCGCTCATCTTTTAGATAAACAAACAgtaaattagagaaaaaaaaaaagaaggaaaaaaaaggaaaggattCACGTTAGTTGTCTCATGGATTCCAGCTCAGCTGAACGTCGACTTAACGCCATTCACGGTCACCTTGTCCCCGTCGTATGCGGAGGCGCCGGTTCTCATTCGGGCCTCCGTGTTAACCCAACCGCCGGCGAGTTCCTCTGTGGTAAGTATACTATAAACATGTATGGTAGGGAAGAACAACAATAATAGAGTCTTGGTTgacctgttttttttttttaagtttattattttatttttcttttagttaaGTAAATGGTTGTTAGCTGAAAACtgaatatatatactttttttgcTCAGTGCTTTTGGGTTTTGATACTTTGATTCGTTGTTCTTTAGatattcatttaataaagtttttttatcACTTGattcgtttttttttaaaaatgggtaCTTTTTTTTATCTGGGAATTATTTATGGGAAGTATAaagttgatttgtttaagtgagATTTCTTCATCACATATATGATTGTTAATTGGCAATGATTGAAACGGCTTTGACAAGGAGAGGGATTTTAGGATTTTGCAGTTTTGGTGGTTTTTCTATTGTCGTTTTCCATCAACATGGTTGGTTTGCTGGTATTTGAAGTGATGGGAAAGTTCTTTATGGCATGAAGCACTTTTCGCTCGAATTTATTTTGTGCCAGTGATGTTAGGTAGAATAATTTATGAGCAAAAACATAATGCCTATTGGGAGGAAAATGTGTAACATATTGGTAAAGGGAAAGATGTTGCCAAACTTTAATGTACGTTAGATATTTGAATAAGGAAGCTTATGGTTCTGGTTTGTCCTATGGGAGCTAGAAACATGTTATCCATAGAATTGAGAGgggacacacacacacatatatatacataagctGGTCGCCGAAAAACAACCTACAGTTGCAAGATCTTCCACAGAAGCTGAATATAGAGTTGTTGCTGCTGCCTCTGAGACACTTTAGgtagtaaacttactaaaagAACTTTAGGTACAGCTTCCTAAAACTCCAAATTCTATGACAACCTTGGCACTTCTTTCGTTGTAACCACCCTACTCCAGTCTCCACAGCAAAATGAAGCATCTTGAGGTTGATTTTCACTTTGTCTGAGTCTCTGAGACCatattgagtgaaaaaaatctAGATGGTACTCATATTCATGTTGCCAATCGGCTTGCTAACACACTCACTGAGGCCTTTCCAAAAGCAGCATTCTCACAACATCTATCCAAGTTAGGTGTTGTTCCTCAACCCCAAAGTTGAGGGTGGTGTAGGGATCCTTCAAGAATCTCCAAGACCAAGTCATTTGCTGTTTAGATAATTGatttcttattttgattttttctggTCTTTACTTATTTTAAGTCTCAGTTTCCCtagtctttatttattttgaataaagtCTCCTATTTCTTAGGAGCTTCAGCAGCCCTTTTGGTTTGCTCCTCATTTATAAATAGAGGTGAAAATGAATGAGACATCACAGCTTCTCAGCACACATTTTGCTAACCTCTTGCATGAGATGCTAGTGATGAATCTCACTCATTTTAGCTGGTATGATTGTGAGTTATAAGGGAGGTCAATTGGATTCTTTCTTATATGTCAATTAAAAGAACTTGTTTGCAGTTGAATCTTCACTAAACTACTGCTAAATGTTGAAGGAATGATTTGTGTTTGAATTTGAAGTGACGGTTCAATATGTGTCCATCTATTTTGGGACAGAGGAAGAGATGTTAGCAGCTTATATCCAATTTATCCATTGTACTAAATAATATgcatttagtttttattaattcatCTCTTTTTATCTGACAACTATTGGTATTGATTTTTGAGCAGAGCAGGGTTATAGTGTTGTGCTGCCAGAGAAACTGAAGACAGGAAAATGGAATGTATACAGGTAAAAACTCTACCTCTATACTCTTTTTTTGCTCTGCATTGCTCCTTCTCTATTCAGTTCTTGTCAagatttattttacttttgtgCCTTACTGCAGATCTGCTCGCTCTCCGTTTAAGCTTGTGACTAGATTTCCTGATCATCCTGATATTGGTACACTGCATGATAATTTTATGTAAGCATCCTCATTTTCCTGGCAGAACCAAGTTTGAATTTGATAGTCTGTGGTTGTGTTGCCATGCATAGATGCtttatcatttatttcatattcaagTACTTTGGGTATTTTCTTCACttctatttgtttcttctttcttttctctttttaattcttttctagACATGCGGTTGATACCTTCCGAGATTACAAATATCTTGGTACAAGAATTCAAGCGGATGGTACAGTTGGAGAGTAAGTTTCCTATTGTCAGATGAGGTTCACAGTGAAGGTTGTTAAAGTTCATTTgttaactttgatttttttatttctattcatgAAGGTACAAGTGGATGACATATGGAGAAGCTGGAACTGCTCGGGCGGCCATAGGTTCTGGCTTAATATATCATGGAATACCAAAGGTGAGGATTTCAGcaataattatatgtttaatatttaggTCCTTCAGAACTTTTTATCTGCAGTAACAACATGGCCCCGAGACCATATGTGCATCAGCCATCATGGTACATACCTTATTTAAGTTAATAGATTGATCCTCATCTAGCATGTGGTTCTACTACTTTTATCATGCCAGGGCTCTTGTATTGGATTATATTTCATCAATAGACCAGAGTGGCTCATTGTTGATCATGCTTGCTCTGCGTATTCCCTTGTGTCAGTTCCTTTATATGACACACTAGGTTTGCCACTGGCCAAATGCTCTCTATTTTAAATGAATGTTTGTCCATTTTGGCCTATTTAAGATGCCaagtagaaaattttatttctttgcagGTCCGGATGCTGTCAAGTACATTGTTAATCATGCAGATGTTAAAGCTATATTTTGTGTGCCTCAAACATTGAATTCTGTAAGTTTAGTTTGTGCTCCTTTTCAGGCAATACGTAAGTAGAAGATGTTATTGGTGAGATCACTCTCAGTTTCTAATAGCTTTCTTAACATGTTATTGGATTGTGGTTGTCAACTTGTCATGGTTATGGTgagaaatttgtaatttaagtTGAAGTGTTTATTTTTACCATGCTGATATGTAACAAAAACTCCCCTTTTCTACATCCCCTCAACTAGCTCTTTGGACTTATTCTCTTTTCCTCTATGTTCTATTGACTTTTACGCTTGGTAAAATGTCACTAAGTTGAGTGACAGAGATAGCTAATATTTTGTATGgaatctcaaattttaattgtattttgtttcattgactaattaattttacactTGGGCACCTTTTTTTTCGTTGTCTAGTTCATATTATTTTGAGGAATTTGGATTTGTTTCACAAGATTTATTCAGCTGCCTGCTTGGAATTGCAGTTGCTAAACTTTTTATCTGAGATTCCGTCCGTACGTTTGGTTGTGGTATGTTTTCTTACCAAATCTTTTAAAACCTTTGTACTGAATCTTTGAATATGAGAAAAAGTGTACATATACTGATTTTTTGTTTCTCAAGAGTATAATTATTTGCTTCTCTCGCTGTAGGTGGTTGGagggaaggaaaatgaagtgcCTTCATTGCCACCGTCAACTGGAATTCAGATTGTGacatatacaaaattattaagtcaGGTAATTGGAAATCCTTTTTGTTGACATCACGGTAGTTTATAGCGGCATGGTCTTGGTAATGTTAGGACCAATTCATAAGTATGCTTTTATCCTAtttaatctttaatagtttcataGTTCATATTGTCTAAATGCTTAAATCAAGAGAAAGCATGCATTTAATTTTTCCAAGTTTGGCTTGCTTTTCCTACCTTGTATGTTTTGGTAACTGAAGATCAGGATTTTGCTCAACTGTCATGTGGTATAATTGTTTCTTATTTAATGGGTACTTTAGGGCCGCCGTAACGTCCAGCCTTTTTCCCCACCAAAACCAGATGATGTTGCAACCATTTGCTACACTAGTGGTACAACTGGAACACCCAAGGTATAGCTTAGTCCTATGAATTTTAACAGatttgaataatcatattaagCAAATGAAGGTTCTTTTGTTCTCCTACTTATTCTTCTTAAGTTTTGGTTAGGGAGTTGTGCTGACCCATGGAAACTTGATTGCAAATGCTGCTGGATGCAGCACTGGTACAAAATTTTACCCCTCAGACGTGTAAGATCAATtggttttaaatgaatataaatcATAATACATTTTTGTTAGCatttatggatgaatttacTGTTTGGCCTTAACTGCCTTGCTGAAATATTTGTCCCATGCTCAGGTACATATCATATCTTCCTTTGGCACACATTTATGAACGAGCTTATCAGGTTGCTTTACTGTATTTCGGAGTTGCAGTTGTATTCTACCAGGGGGTATGAGAGTAAACATAAAGCCTTCACTCTTATATATCTTTGGTTGGTTCTATGTTTTTCCTTAAACTGTTTTTGGTCCACTTTCTGATTGCATAGTTCAAACTGCTTGGTCAATGAAATCCTATAATTCTTGCTTAACATAAATTCTACAAGCAAAAACTTTATTATCGATTTGTAGATTTCATCTTTAATTTTGTGAATCCTACTCTTCTTTTCTTGTCATTGGATTTGATCTGCAAATGCTCTTTGGTTTTTACTTTCTCCTGTTTGGAACTTGGATGAAGGTCACTTTCCATGTAAGAGTAAACTAGTCTTAACAGCATCTAGTAAAgcctttttattctttcttatTGCTGAAGCAACAATATCAGCTATTGGTACTGCATATACTGTACATGTGCAAAACTCTCGTGTTCTTGAGATGAAGCTTTAATTTCTAGTTCTTAATCTTTGCATGCAGGATAACATGAAATTAATGGATGACCTGGTTGCACTACAACCCACAATATTTTGCAGTGTCCCTAGACTGTATAACAGAATTTATGCCGGGTACTGCATTGATTGTTTAGTTGATTGTGACTGATATAttgattaaatcattttatcaaaatctTCCTTTTGTACCAGTATTGTCAATGCTGTGAAGTCTTCTGGTCCTCTGAAGGAGAGACTTTTTAATGCCGCCTACAATTCCAAGAAGCATGCAATAATGAATGGTAAACATCTACATCTCTAGATTTgtgtcttttattttttgtcccTTGCTGGAGGATTAGCATAGAATGGCCTTTGTCCTATATTATCACTGTAATCTGATTTGTATTGCATAGCTTCTTGTCTCTCTAATCATAAATTTATGTATTGTGTCTATGGATTTCAGTTATCAAACTACTTACTAATGAACCATAATAAGATCTCCTTTTTTAATCGATCAACCTGCAAATATCATTGCACTTATGCATTGATTATGTTTATATAAGTGGTGTGTAGCCATTATGGCAGTAAGTGACCCTGAATAAAAGTGTCCTTTAGCATTCAAATTGTACCAATTTCTTTATGGATTTTGTTTAACCGATGTTATGTTTTGACAGCGTAATCGGAATTATTAGTTCATTTTTTTAAGGTTTGTTAACAGTCTGTAAATACTAATATTTAGGGATTAGATTTTATGTTATTTCCTTATTGAACTAATAGtactttgtatatatatattattgtaaatCAATAGAGAAAAATAACCCTTTTCTTCAAATCTCTTTGcttaacatggtatcagagcctagggttctttttttttagtcCAACTTCTTTTCAATGAAATGTCAAAAGACTAGCTTGGGCAAAAGAAGTTCAAGCCTTTGGGAACAATTGTCAAATTCAATgactaacttggacaaaaaaaaaaagatatggaaataattgtcaaatttagagactaacttgaaaaaaaaataatttaagccCTAATGTGAAAACATTTACCAAGTTCAGGCCCCAAATAGTGTATTAACCCTTTTTCTAAAGAACTTAAGTAACCATGCCAATTGGCATCTGATGTTAGAGGTGcaatttcctttttctatttttgaagcTTAGCTATTTAGTGAGTTCCCCCTCACTAAAAGTTTGGCCATTGGGACTCAATAATACATAAACCTACGTACAGTTACAGGCACTCATGTATGTGTGTTATTAAAGAATATGCCCCTTTTTCACCTCATTATTGCATTGATATATGTGTTGATTATATGTATAATCTTTTCAGGAAAGAGTCCTTCTCCCCTGTGGGACAAATTGGTGttcaacaaaataaaagccAAACTCGGAGGACGGATTCGTTTCTTGAGTTCAGGTGCTTCACCCTTGTCTCCTGATGTCCTAGACTTCTTGAAGATGTATGTTATTCCTTTAAACACGTCGAATGGCTTTTCAAGAAGTCAGTAGTATCTCCTATCCCTCTTGTCATTGTTTCTGTTATGAATCTGCAGTTGCTTTGGCTGTCGAGTCGTGGAAGGTTACGGAATGACCGAGACATCATGTGTTATAAGCAGTATGGAGGAGGGTGACAATCTTTCCGGCCATGTTGGCTCCCCTAGTCCGGCTTGTGGTGagttcttatatatttatatgagagCTTTAATCTAGCATAACATAATACAATGGTTTTGGGCCTATTTCAGAAATAAAGCTTGTGGACGTCCCGGAAATGAACTACACATCTGATGATCAGCCATATCCTCGTGGAGAAATCTGTGTTAGGGGTCCAATTGTTTTCCAAGGATATTACAAGGACGAAGTGCAGACGTATGCTCTTCAGACATGACCTGGCTCTTCTTGAAACTTTCATAAATTGATATTCAATGtgtttaaaatgtaaaatttggaCAGGAGAGAAGTACTTGATGAAGACGGATGGCTTCATACTGGAGACATAGGGCTATGGTTATCTGGAGGTCGGCTAAAGATTATCGATAGGTAAGGTCAAAAGCATCGTATATGTCCCTTACAAGACATGTTTATATCCTTGTTTTACATTTTGACTTTGCTTGGTATGAAGGATGAAAAAGAGtgagaatgaaaattttgttatagcCCCTTGAATCACTAACTGGAATCATGAATGTCACTTAGAATTGTttaccatttctttttttcatttgtgtCCTCCTCCTCTGTCACTTTCTTTACTTGAAATTGTATATTGGTACAGGAAGAAGAACATTTTTAAGCTGGCTCAGGGAGAGTACATAGCTCCAGAAAAAATCGAAAATGTATATGCTAAATGCAAATTTATTGCACAGTGTTTTATTTACGGTAAGAGTAAGACAACAGTGTTCCATATTTTCTTgctctcttctcttctctattGACACTTTGATTGTTTTGCTTGGTAGGTGACAGCCTGAATTCTTCATTAGTAGCTATTGTCTCAGTGGACCACGATGTTTTGAAAGCATGGGCTGCGTCTGAAGGCATTAAGGTGATCTATCTACTGCTGTTGTCCTTGGCTTTATTTATACTTTGTTCTTCCATTCTTTGCAATATCTGAACTCGAGATGATTGAGCCTGAAAAACTTGAATGGCAACTCGGATGACGAACCCAAAATAACCGTTGAAATGATTCAAACTTGAAACAACTTAAATCTGAAACTGATCCGAATTCTGAACTCAAAATGattcgaaaattttaaatatccaAATTGACTCGACCTTGATTGACATGATTCAAAACCAAGCTGACTTGCCCAATTGACTTGTCTATATGTGATTATTAACTATATCACTTAATCACTTTCTAATGTTATCCGGAAATGATTGCATGCAGTACAAAGATTTAGGACAACTATGCAATGACCCAAGAGCAAGGGCTGCTGTCCTGGCTGATATGGATGCTCTCGGAAGAGAAGCTCAGGCAATGTTTCTTGATGAactcattatttttctttgagttACTTATAATTTTCGTTTCTTCTTCAATTGgccttaatttttttgattaatcAACTTTGGAACAGCTGCGAGGCTTCGAGTTTGCAAAAGCTGTGACCTTAGTGCTTGAACCATTCACAATGGAGAATGGTTTGCTTACTCCGACTTTTAAGGCAAGTGACTATAAATTACATACTATAAGtcctttttctctctctctatatatataaacattgcATGACAGTCTGCAATTCATGAAAAGGCTAATATTCGCACTgtaaattctcaatttttccTTATTTGCGGCCAGATTAAGAGACCGCAAGCAAAGGAATACTTCGCAAAAGCGATTTCAAACATGTATGCCGAGCTCGCTACATCGGATCCTTTTCCTCAGAACTAGTTGTGAAATCAATGCAATAAAAATGCAGACAGTGAAAGCCTAAAAGATATCCAGATTTTTGCCAATGCTACCAACATTGTCTCAAGTATGTTTTAATCCCATACCTGAAAAATATAATGGttggtttttttcttcaattttttactTAGCATTAGTTAGTTCACATTAGCAGCTActtaattgttattatttttcttacctAATAAACAATTTTACAGTTAATATGGAATAGAACTTTAGCAGGTCCATTAAGGTTATCTCTGTTAGCATTTTCTTGCCATGTTTTTATTCTATATTATTACTGAAAAGCTTGAGTTGAATTTGCTGGTGGTAGGCTTCAAAATCCATGGATCATTATCGTGTTTATGCATTAAGGTTTAAGTCCACGTTGTCAATGAGGCATTGATGAGACCTTGGGATTTTGATGTCCCAGGTTTGACTCTCACTCCCGTAAATCATACGTGGATTGTTTCTAAATTTATTCTAGTTTAAATTTCACTATGTGTGTCTTCTCTGAGATTATTTTGGCTTTGTTGGGTTTGTATTAgttttttgcatgttttttttttgttattttgttagtattgTTTAATAGTATCTTTTGCATCTAAAATTTGTTGTTATCTAGTCATTATCTTATCGATGAGAGAATACATAAAGTTGGTgtacaattttattttcccaattataacaaaatacaaaaattgtttaaaagcaAAGGGAATGAGATGATTCTAAAAACTTCTCTCTAGTCCTCTTTACTCTTCTAATAAGAAGTTAGGCTTACATCAATTTAGTATCAGAGCCTTAGA from Gossypium raimondii isolate GPD5lz chromosome 1, ASM2569854v1, whole genome shotgun sequence harbors:
- the LOC105774566 gene encoding long chain acyl-CoA synthetase 6, peroxisomal isoform X1, coding for MDSSSAERRLNAIHGHLVPVVCGGAGSHSGLRVNPTAGEFLCEQGYSVVLPEKLKTGKWNVYRSARSPFKLVTRFPDHPDIGTLHDNFIHAVDTFRDYKYLGTRIQADGTVGEYKWMTYGEAGTARAAIGSGLIYHGIPKGSCIGLYFINRPEWLIVDHACSAYSLVSVPLYDTLGPDAVKYIVNHADVKAIFCVPQTLNSLLNFLSEIPSVRLVVVVGGKENEVPSLPPSTGIQIVTYTKLLSQGRRNVQPFSPPKPDDVATICYTSGTTGTPKGVVLTHGNLIANAAGCSTGTKFYPSDVYISYLPLAHIYERAYQVALLYFGVAVVFYQGDNMKLMDDLVALQPTIFCSVPRLYNRIYAGIVNAVKSSGPLKERLFNAAYNSKKHAIMNGKSPSPLWDKLVFNKIKAKLGGRIRFLSSGASPLSPDVLDFLKICFGCRVVEGYGMTETSCVISSMEEGDNLSGHVGSPSPACEIKLVDVPEMNYTSDDQPYPRGEICVRGPIVFQGYYKDEVQTREVLDEDGWLHTGDIGLWLSGGRLKIIDRKKNIFKLAQGEYIAPEKIENVYAKCKFIAQCFIYGDSLNSSLVAIVSVDHDVLKAWAASEGIKYKDLGQLCNDPRARAAVLADMDALGREAQLRGFEFAKAVTLVLEPFTMENGLLTPTFKIKRPQAKEYFAKAISNMYAELATSDPFPQN
- the LOC105774566 gene encoding long chain acyl-CoA synthetase 6, peroxisomal isoform X2, with the translated sequence MTYGEAGTARAAIGSGLIYHGIPKGSCIGLYFINRPEWLIVDHACSAYSLVSVPLYDTLGPDAVKYIVNHADVKAIFCVPQTLNSLLNFLSEIPSVRLVVVVGGKENEVPSLPPSTGIQIVTYTKLLSQGRRNVQPFSPPKPDDVATICYTSGTTGTPKGVVLTHGNLIANAAGCSTGTKFYPSDVYISYLPLAHIYERAYQVALLYFGVAVVFYQGDNMKLMDDLVALQPTIFCSVPRLYNRIYAGIVNAVKSSGPLKERLFNAAYNSKKHAIMNGKSPSPLWDKLVFNKIKAKLGGRIRFLSSGASPLSPDVLDFLKICFGCRVVEGYGMTETSCVISSMEEGDNLSGHVGSPSPACEIKLVDVPEMNYTSDDQPYPRGEICVRGPIVFQGYYKDEVQTREVLDEDGWLHTGDIGLWLSGGRLKIIDRKKNIFKLAQGEYIAPEKIENVYAKCKFIAQCFIYGDSLNSSLVAIVSVDHDVLKAWAASEGIKYKDLGQLCNDPRARAAVLADMDALGREAQLRGFEFAKAVTLVLEPFTMENGLLTPTFKIKRPQAKEYFAKAISNMYAELATSDPFPQN